The following proteins come from a genomic window of Brevibacillus antibioticus:
- a CDS encoding DUF6896 domain-containing protein produces the protein MNSLTKETVDELLAAMDAYKVIAQELIDKLILETNQPEKSEIIKGSYYLISNAELLNDEEHLTGNWYFDVHGEHCMFENLDTGQKLEVSLGNTDDIGNVDPYFFYDFLKSTENFKHLIQHFENPFGDMLNFFEVLEKRKILMHIHGVEYRKILQNEK, from the coding sequence ATGAACTCGCTTACGAAAGAAACGGTAGATGAATTATTGGCAGCAATGGACGCTTATAAAGTAATTGCGCAAGAACTCATCGACAAATTAATATTGGAAACGAATCAGCCTGAAAAATCAGAGATAATAAAAGGAAGTTACTACTTAATTTCAAATGCGGAATTACTAAACGATGAAGAACATTTAACCGGTAATTGGTACTTTGATGTTCATGGAGAACATTGCATGTTTGAGAATTTAGACACTGGACAAAAATTGGAGGTTTCTCTCGGGAATACAGACGATATTGGAAATGTTGATCCCTACTTTTTTTATGACTTCTTGAAATCAACCGAGAATTTTAAACACTTAATTCAACATTTTGAAAATCCGTTTGGTGATATGTTGAATTTTTTTGAGGTATTAGAAAAGAGAAAAATACTTATGCATATTCACGGTGTTGAATACAGAAAGATTCTTCAGAATGAAAAATAA